The Gammaproteobacteria bacterium genome has a window encoding:
- the hemB gene encoding porphobilinogen synthase, whose amino-acid sequence MSANFPQSRMRRLRSHPRIQDLIRETELQVNDLIFPLFIHHGEGIKNPISSMPGIFQISNDYLAAEIAEIESLGIPGVILFGIPEEKDPEGLCSLDSQGLIQTAIRTIKNVAPQLLVISDLCLCEYTDHGHCGVVSDRTGPLDVDNDLTLDILVKQAISHAEAGADIIAPSGMIDGMVQAIRKALDQAGYEYLPILSYAIKYCSSLYGPFREAAQGAPQFGNRRTYQMDPANGREALREASLDLHEGADMLMVKPAHAYLDVIWQVKQKFPEVPLGAYHVSGEYAMIKAAAQNKWLDEKKVALEILTGIKRAGADFIITYFAKEMAYWLKK is encoded by the coding sequence ATGAGTGCAAATTTTCCGCAGTCAAGAATGCGTCGCTTAAGATCGCATCCGCGGATTCAAGATTTAATTCGAGAAACAGAATTACAGGTGAATGATTTAATTTTTCCGCTATTTATTCACCATGGTGAAGGTATCAAAAATCCGATAAGTTCAATGCCGGGGATTTTTCAAATTAGTAATGATTATCTCGCAGCGGAGATAGCAGAGATAGAATCTCTCGGTATTCCTGGCGTTATATTATTTGGCATTCCAGAAGAGAAAGATCCCGAAGGGCTTTGTTCACTTGATTCTCAAGGTCTTATCCAAACTGCGATTAGAACCATAAAAAATGTCGCCCCCCAGTTACTAGTGATTTCAGATCTTTGTTTATGCGAATACACTGACCATGGACATTGTGGCGTGGTGAGTGATCGGACAGGACCACTCGATGTGGATAATGATTTGACCTTGGACATTTTAGTTAAGCAAGCAATCAGTCACGCTGAAGCAGGAGCAGATATTATTGCGCCCAGCGGTATGATCGATGGAATGGTGCAGGCTATTCGAAAAGCTTTAGATCAAGCTGGGTATGAATATCTACCCATTTTAAGTTATGCAATTAAATATTGCTCTTCCCTATACGGTCCTTTCAGAGAAGCTGCACAAGGAGCTCCTCAGTTTGGCAATCGAAGAACTTATCAGATGGATCCCGCCAATGGCAGGGAAGCGCTAAGAGAAGCTTCGCTCGACTTACACGAAGGCGCCGATATGCTAATGGTTAAACCCGCGCATGCTTACTTAGATGTTATCTGGCAAGTTAAGCAAAAATTCCCAGAGGTTCCTTTGGGGGCTTATCATGTGAGTGGTGAATATGCGATGATCAAGGCTGCCGCACAAAATAAGTGGTTAGATGAAAAAAAAGTAGCACTGGAAATTTTAACAGGTATTAAACGTGCAGGCGCAGATTTTATAATCACCTACTTTGCCAAAGAAATGGCTTATTGGTTAAAAAAATGA
- the radA gene encoding DNA repair protein RadA — MSKTKTIYACQHCGAQAPKWAGQCSDCGKWNTLIEDILTSTSHNPRFQGYANEVTSVPTLLSEVKLNELSRIGSGLEELDLVLGGGLVSGSVILIGGDPGIGKSTLLLQTLCHLSENLPCLYVTGEESLQQVTLRAKRLQLPETKLHLLAETHVEKIIQIAMREKPKIMVIDSIQTIFTESIQSAPGGVSQVRESAAQLVRYAKQSGCVMFLVGHVTKEGTLAGPRVLEHMVDTVLYFEGESDNRYRIIRAVKNRFGAVNELGVFAMTDKGLRQVNNPSAIFLSHYQHSVPGSSVMVTWEGSRPLLVEIQALVDDSHLANPRRVTVGFEHNRLAMLLAVLHRHGGIATYQQDVFVNVVGGVKVTETGIDLALLLAVLSSLKNRPLTSELIVFGEVGLAGEIRPVQSGQERLREASKHGFKTAIVPTANAPKRPIPHLKVIAVSHLREALEQV, encoded by the coding sequence ATGAGTAAAACAAAAACGATTTATGCCTGTCAACATTGCGGTGCGCAAGCCCCAAAATGGGCAGGTCAATGCAGTGATTGCGGCAAATGGAATACCTTGATTGAAGATATTCTTACCTCCACTTCCCATAATCCTCGCTTTCAAGGCTACGCCAATGAAGTAACCAGCGTGCCCACCTTGCTATCGGAGGTTAAATTAAATGAATTAAGCAGAATTGGGTCGGGTCTTGAGGAGTTGGATTTGGTATTAGGAGGAGGGTTAGTGTCGGGATCCGTTATATTAATCGGTGGTGACCCTGGAATAGGTAAATCGACACTCTTATTACAAACGCTGTGTCATTTAAGTGAAAATCTCCCTTGTTTGTATGTCACGGGTGAAGAGTCACTGCAACAAGTAACTTTGCGTGCAAAAAGATTGCAACTTCCAGAAACTAAACTTCATTTATTAGCTGAAACACATGTCGAAAAAATTATCCAAATTGCGATGCGTGAAAAACCTAAAATAATGGTAATTGATTCGATACAAACTATTTTCACCGAAAGTATACAATCAGCGCCGGGAGGGGTTTCGCAAGTAAGGGAAAGCGCCGCTCAACTAGTGCGTTATGCAAAGCAATCCGGATGTGTGATGTTTTTGGTGGGACATGTCACTAAGGAAGGTACCCTCGCTGGGCCCCGGGTGTTAGAACACATGGTAGACACTGTCCTTTATTTTGAGGGTGAAAGTGACAATCGTTATCGTATTATTCGTGCAGTCAAAAATCGTTTTGGTGCCGTAAATGAACTGGGTGTTTTTGCAATGACCGATAAAGGATTGCGTCAAGTGAACAATCCTTCAGCCATCTTTTTATCTCACTATCAACATTCAGTTCCTGGCAGTAGTGTCATGGTGACCTGGGAGGGCAGCCGTCCTTTATTGGTTGAAATACAAGCATTAGTGGACGACAGTCATCTCGCTAATCCCAGGAGAGTTACTGTTGGTTTTGAGCATAATCGATTAGCTATGCTACTGGCCGTGTTGCATCGTCATGGGGGTATCGCCACCTATCAACAAGATGTTTTCGTCAATGTCGTTGGGGGCGTTAAGGTTACCGAAACGGGTATAGATTTAGCGCTTTTGCTAGCGGTGCTATCAAGTTTGAAGAACCGTCCTCTTACTTCTGAGTTAATTGTATTTGGAGAAGTCGGTTTGGCAGGCGAAATACGCCCGGTGCAAAGTGGACAAGAGCGCCTGCGTGAAGCCTCCAAGCATGGCTTTAAGACGGCGATTGTCCCCACTGCAAATGCCCCCAAGCGGCCCATCCCTCATTTGAAGGTCATTGCAGTGAGCCATCTTCGAGAAGCGCTCGAGCAGGTCTAA
- a CDS encoding serine hydroxymethyltransferase, with protein sequence MLQNDLSISEYDPELWNAIESEAHRQEQHIELIASENYASLRVLDAQGSVLTNKYAEGYPGKRYYGGCEYVDVAEQLAINRAKELFGADYANVQPHSGSQANAAVYMALLNPGDTFLGMSLAHGGHLTHGSKVNFSGKIYNPVLYGLDPETGEINYDEVERLAHEHQPKLIMAGFSAYSRIVDWQRFREIADAVNAYFVVDMAHVAGLVAVGLYPSPVQIADVTTSTTHKTLRGPRGGLILAKANPDIEKKLNSAVFPGLQGGPLMHVIAAKAVAFKEALYPEFKAYQQQVLKNAKMMAQTFCERGYTIVSGGTDNHLFLVDLTEKNITGKEAETALGLAHITVNKNSIPNDTRSPFITSGLRIGTPAVTTRGFTELECTILSQWICDILDDIQNEQTIADVRQQVSEICERFPVYV encoded by the coding sequence ATGTTGCAAAATGATCTCTCAATTTCAGAATATGATCCTGAATTGTGGAATGCTATTGAGTCGGAGGCGCATCGCCAGGAGCAGCACATCGAACTGATTGCCTCTGAAAATTATGCTAGTTTGCGCGTTTTAGATGCCCAAGGCTCTGTATTGACCAACAAATATGCAGAAGGTTATCCCGGCAAGCGCTATTATGGGGGCTGCGAATATGTCGATGTAGCAGAACAACTTGCTATCAATCGCGCTAAAGAATTATTCGGTGCGGATTACGCTAACGTTCAACCGCATTCTGGGTCTCAAGCCAATGCAGCTGTCTATATGGCATTGTTAAATCCCGGCGATACCTTTCTCGGGATGAGTTTGGCGCATGGGGGACATTTAACCCACGGGTCAAAAGTAAATTTTTCAGGAAAAATTTATAATCCTGTCCTCTATGGACTTGATCCAGAAACAGGCGAAATCAATTACGACGAGGTAGAAAGATTAGCTCATGAACATCAGCCAAAATTAATAATGGCGGGTTTTTCGGCCTATTCTCGCATTGTTGATTGGCAACGTTTTCGAGAAATTGCCGATGCGGTGAATGCCTATTTCGTGGTAGACATGGCCCATGTTGCAGGATTAGTGGCTGTAGGTTTGTATCCATCTCCGGTGCAAATCGCTGATGTCACTACGTCTACTACCCACAAAACGTTGCGCGGTCCTCGGGGTGGTTTGATCCTTGCTAAAGCGAACCCCGATATTGAAAAAAAGCTAAACTCTGCCGTATTTCCTGGTTTGCAAGGCGGTCCGCTGATGCATGTTATTGCAGCGAAGGCCGTCGCTTTCAAAGAAGCTTTATACCCTGAGTTCAAAGCCTATCAGCAACAAGTTCTTAAAAACGCAAAAATGATGGCCCAAACCTTTTGCGAAAGAGGCTATACGATTGTGTCCGGTGGCACAGATAATCATTTATTTCTGGTTGATTTAACCGAGAAGAATATTACGGGAAAAGAGGCGGAAACCGCATTAGGGCTGGCGCATATCACGGTTAATAAAAATTCAATTCCTAATGACACACGTTCTCCCTTCATCACGAGTGGGCTGCGTATCGGAACCCCTGCGGTTACCACGCGAGGCTTCACAGAGTTGGAATGCACTATTTTATCTCAATGGATCTGCGATATTTTAGATGACATACAGAATGAACAAACCATCGCCGATGTTAGGCAGCAGGTTTCTGAAATTTGTGAACGCTTTCCTGTGTATGTTTAA
- the nrdR gene encoding transcriptional regulator NrdR, which yields MHCPFCAAEDSKVIDSRLVSENNQIRRRRECTRCKERFTTYETAELILPRIIKNDGKRSPFDEYKLRAGMLRALEKRPVSVEVIEGAINRILHKLRSSGEKEITSKFIGELVMRELRGMDQVAYVRFASVYRSFQDVNAFKEEINRLEINQEEIDEQT from the coding sequence ATGCATTGCCCTTTTTGTGCTGCCGAAGATTCCAAAGTTATTGACTCCAGATTAGTGAGTGAAAACAATCAAATCCGTCGTCGGCGTGAATGTACACGTTGCAAGGAACGTTTTACTACTTATGAGACAGCTGAACTTATATTACCGAGAATTATAAAAAATGATGGCAAAAGAAGCCCCTTTGATGAATATAAATTGCGAGCGGGAATGCTACGAGCACTAGAGAAAAGGCCTGTGAGTGTTGAGGTTATAGAAGGTGCGATTAATCGTATCCTGCATAAATTACGCTCTTCTGGCGAAAAAGAAATCACCTCGAAGTTTATCGGTGAGTTGGTCATGCGCGAGCTGCGCGGAATGGATCAAGTGGCTTATGTGCGTTTTGCCTCTGTATACCGCAGTTTTCAAGATGTAAATGCTTTTAAAGAAGAAATCAATCGACTAGAAATTAACCAAGAAGAAATTGATGAGCAAACATAA
- the nusB gene encoding transcription antitermination factor NusB encodes MSKHKSIERHKAREFAMQAIYQWQYTQDSPTEIELQFRADNDMTTADTDYFSELLHKIPKHLIQIDEYIEKVIDRPFHELNPVELAILRIAIYEFIYRHDVPYKVVINEALQVTKTFGATEAFKYVNGVLDTLAAELRPLEVTLHRSKGPAAPKKKAE; translated from the coding sequence ATGAGCAAACATAAATCTATAGAACGCCATAAGGCGCGTGAATTTGCTATGCAGGCGATCTATCAATGGCAGTATACCCAAGACTCGCCAACAGAAATTGAGCTGCAGTTTCGTGCCGACAATGACATGACTACCGCAGATACAGACTACTTTAGTGAGCTGTTACATAAAATACCTAAGCATCTTATCCAGATAGATGAATATATCGAAAAAGTGATTGATCGACCTTTTCATGAACTCAACCCTGTTGAGTTAGCTATTTTACGTATTGCTATTTATGAGTTTATTTATCGCCATGATGTCCCTTATAAAGTAGTTATTAATGAAGCGCTGCAAGTCACTAAAACATTTGGCGCTACAGAGGCCTTTAAATACGTCAATGGTGTCCTAGACACGCTCGCTGCTGAACTACGGCCTTTGGAAGTAACATTACATCGTTCTAAAGGTCCGGCTGCACCTAAAAAGAAGGCTGAATAA
- the thiL gene encoding thiamine-phosphate kinase has translation MPLGEFDIIDNYFNKKRHRRDVLVGIGDDCAILTPPSDKNILVTIDTLNLNTHFFPDTDPADIGYKSLAVSLSDLAAMGGEPAWTLLALSLPEADEHWLEKFSSGFFAAMDPFNMDLVGGNIARGPLSITTQLIGFTDKEKHLTRSGAKTDDLIYVTGVIGDAALALALHNNQIKEALFTAEETEFLMNRLWRPPSRIQEGQSIKPIANAAIDISDGLLADLGHLLTQSNVGATVYADKIPFSASLGKVDPLLRSNLLLSEGDDYELCFTISPDNVALLDELSERHHFKFTCIGQINNRLGLRVKDKRGHNLDVEKMGYQHF, from the coding sequence ATGCCATTAGGCGAGTTTGACATTATAGACAACTATTTTAATAAAAAGAGGCACCGTAGAGACGTTTTAGTTGGTATTGGAGATGATTGTGCCATCCTAACTCCTCCTTCAGATAAAAATATTCTCGTCACTATCGACACACTAAATCTGAATACGCATTTTTTCCCGGATACCGATCCGGCAGATATAGGGTATAAATCTCTTGCCGTTAGCTTAAGCGATTTAGCCGCCATGGGAGGAGAGCCGGCATGGACTTTACTTGCCCTTAGCTTACCCGAAGCGGATGAACACTGGCTGGAAAAGTTTTCCAGCGGATTTTTTGCTGCGATGGATCCTTTTAATATGGATCTGGTGGGCGGGAATATCGCTAGAGGCCCGCTTTCAATTACGACCCAGCTTATTGGTTTCACGGACAAAGAAAAGCATCTTACCCGCTCTGGGGCAAAAACGGATGATCTTATTTACGTAACAGGTGTAATAGGCGATGCTGCCTTAGCATTAGCCCTGCACAATAATCAAATTAAAGAGGCTTTATTCACCGCAGAAGAAACCGAATTCTTAATGAATCGTCTTTGGCGTCCCCCCTCTCGGATTCAAGAAGGACAATCGATTAAGCCTATAGCTAACGCTGCGATTGATATTTCCGATGGATTACTTGCCGACCTAGGTCATCTCTTAACTCAAAGTAACGTGGGAGCCACGGTATATGCTGACAAAATTCCCTTTTCGGCCAGTTTGGGAAAAGTCGATCCCTTACTAAGAAGTAACCTATTGTTAAGTGAAGGGGATGATTATGAACTCTGCTTTACCATTTCGCCGGATAACGTGGCCTTATTAGATGAATTATCTGAACGTCATCATTTCAAATTTACTTGTATAGGACAGATAAATAACCGTTTGGGCTTAAGAGTAAAGGATAAGCGGGGTCATAATCTGGATGTTGAAAAGATGGGTTATCAACATTTTTGA
- a CDS encoding phosphatidylglycerophosphatase A: MTKQISREVFTDPITFLSFGFGTGLLPSMPGTWGTLIAIPFYLLFRSFPWQLYLALVLVTFVVGIWMCEQTEKKCGVHDDPGIVWDELVGYWTTMFLAPAGLFWVIIGFLLFRFFDIFKPWPIGWLNRHASGGWGVMIDDFVAGIFSFILLQILAWIISVLIG; the protein is encoded by the coding sequence ATGACTAAACAAATCTCGCGAGAAGTATTCACCGATCCCATTACCTTCCTGTCTTTTGGCTTTGGCACCGGGCTCTTACCCTCTATGCCGGGTACTTGGGGTACCTTAATTGCCATTCCCTTTTATTTGTTGTTTCGCTCATTTCCCTGGCAACTCTATTTGGCACTGGTTTTGGTTACCTTTGTTGTTGGTATTTGGATGTGTGAGCAAACAGAAAAGAAATGCGGTGTGCATGATGATCCTGGCATTGTATGGGATGAGCTTGTCGGATATTGGACGACAATGTTTCTTGCCCCCGCGGGGTTATTCTGGGTCATCATCGGATTTTTGTTATTTCGCTTTTTTGACATTTTTAAACCTTGGCCGATTGGGTGGTTAAATAGACATGCTTCCGGTGGTTGGGGAGTCATGATTGATGACTTTGTGGCAGGCATATTTTCCTTTATTTTATTACAAATTTTAGCCTGGATTATTTCCGTTCTCATTGGCTAA
- the glpK gene encoding glycerol kinase GlpK: protein MLKTLIIDQGTTSTRAMLFTPHGEPISSHQIELKQYFPQSGWVEHDPEEIWSAVKTCCATLLATMPRNKVVLGITNQRETTILWDKDSGEPISRAIVWQDRRTADYCNQLKGEQLEPIIYQKTGLLLDPYFSASKIKWLLNNIPHAFERAKKGKLLFGTIDSFLLWRLTGGKVHATDVTNASRTALLNIQTRQWDDDLLEIFAIPRQILPMVKNNIDDFGTTAEKMFGYAIPIVAMMGDQQAAMIGQGCLNEGDAKCTYGTGCFLMINTGEKRVVSTNRLLNTIAFSLNDIVNYANEGSIFAAGSIIKWFRDGLKIIQTAAETEILANSLSSNEGVYLVPAFTGLGAPYWDANVRGALYGLTRDTQRAHIVRAGLEAIAYQTKDLLANEAIVLKQLKVDGGVTGNKWLMQFLADILQIPIVVSPLQEATALGVAYLASLSIGQIKSLEEITAFSQPGKMFTPTMVLNQALELYAKWQVAIEKTR, encoded by the coding sequence ATGCTGAAGACATTAATCATTGATCAAGGGACGACAAGTACGCGCGCCATGCTTTTTACCCCTCACGGAGAGCCGATCTCCTCTCATCAAATCGAACTTAAACAATACTTTCCCCAATCTGGATGGGTGGAGCATGACCCCGAGGAAATTTGGTCAGCAGTCAAGACATGCTGTGCAACTCTTTTAGCAACCATGCCCAGAAATAAGGTTGTGTTAGGCATTACCAATCAACGTGAAACCACCATTTTGTGGGACAAAGACTCTGGGGAACCCATCAGCCGCGCGATTGTTTGGCAAGATCGTCGGACTGCCGATTACTGCAATCAGCTTAAGGGCGAGCAATTAGAGCCTATTATCTATCAAAAAACAGGCCTATTGCTCGACCCTTATTTTTCCGCCTCGAAAATTAAATGGCTATTAAATAACATCCCTCACGCATTTGAACGAGCAAAGAAAGGTAAACTTCTTTTCGGTACTATTGATAGTTTTTTACTTTGGCGGCTGACAGGCGGTAAGGTACACGCCACGGATGTTACCAATGCGTCAAGAACCGCTTTATTGAACATCCAGACAAGACAATGGGATGATGACTTACTTGAAATTTTTGCCATACCGCGGCAAATATTGCCGATGGTTAAAAATAATATTGATGATTTCGGAACAACCGCTGAGAAGATGTTTGGCTACGCTATTCCTATTGTCGCCATGATGGGGGATCAACAAGCAGCCATGATTGGGCAAGGTTGTCTCAATGAGGGTGATGCAAAATGTACCTATGGTACCGGCTGTTTTTTAATGATCAACACCGGTGAAAAGAGGGTGGTTTCAACGAATAGATTACTCAACACGATCGCTTTTTCCTTAAACGATATTGTTAATTATGCCAATGAGGGTAGCATTTTTGCGGCAGGTAGCATTATCAAATGGTTTCGCGATGGTCTTAAAATAATTCAAACAGCCGCTGAAACTGAAATTCTCGCAAACAGTCTCTCCAGTAATGAGGGTGTTTATTTAGTGCCTGCCTTCACAGGGCTGGGTGCCCCTTATTGGGACGCGAATGTCAGAGGTGCGCTTTACGGGTTAACCCGAGACACCCAACGCGCTCATATTGTAAGGGCAGGCTTAGAAGCGATCGCTTATCAGACTAAGGACTTGTTAGCAAATGAAGCTATTGTCTTAAAACAGCTAAAAGTAGATGGTGGGGTGACCGGCAATAAATGGTTGATGCAATTTTTAGCCGACATCTTACAAATACCTATCGTGGTGAGTCCGCTTCAAGAAGCCACGGCCCTCGGAGTCGCTTATCTCGCTTCGCTAAGTATCGGTCAGATTAAATCTTTAGAAGAGATCACTGCTTTTTCTCAGCCCGGAAAAATGTTTACCCCAACCATGGTTCTTAATCAGGCACTAGAACTTTACGCTAAGTGGCAAGTTGCGATTGAAAAAACGCGGTAG